In Streptococcus dysgalactiae subsp. dysgalactiae, the following are encoded in one genomic region:
- a CDS encoding branched-chain amino acid aminotransferase: MTIAIDWDNLGFEYHKLPFRYISYYKNGQWDKGQLIEDATLHISESAPALHYGQQAFEGLKAYRTKDGSIQLFRPDRNAARLQATADRLLMPQVSTKQFIDAAKQVVKANEDFVPPYGTGATLYLRPLLIGVGDIIGVKPAEEYIFTIFAMPVGNYFKGGLAPTNFIVSEEFDRAAPYGTGAAKVGGNYAGSLLPGKAAKTAGFSDVIYLDPATHTKIEEVGAANFFGITANNEFITPLSPSILPSITKYSLLQLAEERLGMTAIEGDVPIAELDKFVEAGACGTAAVISPIGGIQYKDQLHVFYSETEVGPVTRRLYDELVGIQFGDIQAPEGWIVKVD, encoded by the coding sequence ATGACAATAGCAATTGATTGGGACAACCTAGGATTTGAATACCATAAGTTGCCGTTCCGTTACATTTCTTATTACAAAAATGGTCAATGGGACAAAGGTCAATTAATAGAAGATGCCACCTTACATATCTCAGAAAGCGCCCCAGCACTTCACTATGGACAGCAAGCATTTGAAGGTTTAAAAGCTTATCGAACTAAAGACGGTTCAATCCAATTGTTCCGTCCAGACCGTAATGCAGCCCGTTTGCAAGCGACAGCAGATCGTCTCTTGATGCCCCAAGTATCAACCAAGCAATTTATCGATGCTGCTAAGCAAGTGGTTAAAGCCAATGAAGACTTTGTACCACCTTACGGAACAGGTGCAACCCTTTATCTCAGACCACTATTGATTGGAGTTGGAGATATTATTGGGGTTAAACCTGCTGAAGAATATATTTTCACTATTTTTGCCATGCCAGTAGGAAACTATTTCAAGGGAGGACTTGCTCCTACAAACTTTATTGTTTCTGAAGAATTTGACCGTGCTGCTCCTTACGGAACAGGTGCTGCTAAGGTAGGAGGAAACTATGCAGGAAGTTTGTTACCAGGTAAAGCTGCTAAAACAGCTGGCTTCTCTGATGTGATTTACCTAGATCCAGCGACTCATACCAAAATTGAAGAAGTAGGGGCAGCAAACTTTTTTGGCATTACCGCAAATAATGAATTTATTACGCCACTTAGTCCATCCATCTTGCCATCTATTACGAAGTACTCACTCTTACAATTAGCTGAAGAAAGACTTGGTATGACAGCAATTGAGGGAGATGTTCCAATCGCAGAATTGGATAAATTTGTGGAAGCCGGTGCCTGTGGGACAGCAGCGGTCATTTCTCCAATTGGTGGTATCCAGTACAAGGATCAATTGCATGTCTTTTACAGTGAAACAGAAGTTGGACCAGTAACGCGCCGTTTGTATGACGAGTTAGTTGGTATCCAATTTGGTGACATTCAAGCCCCAGAAGGTTGGATTGTAAAAGTTGATTAA
- the rpsA gene encoding 30S ribosomal protein S1, whose product MNEFEDLLNSVSEVNPGDVVTAEVLTVDNGQANVVIEGTGVEGVLTLRELTNDRDADINDFVKAGDTVEVLVLRQVVGKDTDTVTFLVSKKRLEARKAWDKLVGREGEVVTVKGTRAVKGGLSVEFEGLRGFIPASMIDTRFVRNTEKFVGQEFDAKIKEVDAAENRFILSRREVIEEAAKEARTEVFSKLSEGAVVTGTVARLTSFGAFIDLGGVDGLVHVTELSHERNVSPKSVVSVGEEVEVKVLSIDEEAGRVSLSLKATTPGPWDGVEQKLAQGDVVEGKVKRLTDFGAFVEVLPGIDGLVHISQISHKRVENPKDVLSVGQEVTVKVLEVNAADERVSLSIKALEERPAQAEGENKEEKRQSRPRRPKRETKRDYELPETQTGFSMADLFGDIEL is encoded by the coding sequence ATGAATGAATTTGAAGATTTGCTAAACAGTGTTAGCGAAGTGAACCCTGGTGATGTTGTCACTGCGGAAGTTTTAACTGTTGATAACGGTCAAGCAAACGTTGTTATCGAAGGAACAGGTGTTGAAGGTGTCTTGACACTTCGTGAATTGACTAACGACCGCGATGCTGATATTAATGACTTTGTTAAAGCTGGCGACACAGTTGAAGTACTTGTTCTTCGTCAAGTAGTAGGTAAAGATACTGATACAGTTACTTTCCTAGTATCTAAAAAACGTTTGGAAGCTCGTAAAGCCTGGGACAAACTTGTTGGCCGTGAAGGCGAAGTTGTCACTGTTAAAGGTACCCGTGCTGTTAAAGGTGGCCTTTCAGTTGAATTTGAAGGACTTCGTGGATTTATCCCTGCTTCAATGATTGACACTCGTTTTGTTCGCAACACAGAAAAATTTGTTGGTCAAGAATTTGATGCTAAAATCAAAGAAGTTGATGCAGCAGAGAACCGTTTCATCCTATCACGTCGTGAAGTGATTGAAGAAGCAGCTAAAGAAGCTCGTACTGAAGTATTTTCTAAACTTTCAGAAGGTGCAGTTGTTACTGGTACAGTTGCTCGTTTGACAAGCTTTGGTGCTTTCATTGACCTTGGTGGTGTTGATGGACTTGTTCACGTGACTGAATTATCTCACGAACGTAACGTGTCACCTAAATCAGTTGTTTCTGTTGGTGAAGAAGTTGAAGTTAAAGTTCTTTCAATCGATGAAGAAGCTGGTCGTGTATCACTTTCACTTAAAGCAACAACACCTGGACCATGGGATGGTGTTGAACAAAAACTTGCTCAAGGTGATGTTGTTGAAGGTAAAGTTAAACGCTTGACTGACTTCGGTGCTTTTGTTGAAGTATTACCAGGTATCGATGGACTTGTTCATATTTCACAAATTTCACACAAACGTGTTGAAAATCCAAAAGATGTTCTTTCAGTAGGACAAGAAGTAACTGTTAAAGTCCTTGAAGTGAATGCTGCTGATGAGCGTGTATCACTTTCAATCAAAGCTCTTGAAGAACGTCCAGCTCAAGCCGAAGGTGAAAATAAAGAAGAAAAACGTCAATCACGTCCACGTCGTCCAAAACGTGAAACAAAACGTGACTACGAACTTCCAGAAACTCAAACTGGATTCTCAATGGCTGATCTTTTCGGTGATATTGAATTATAA
- a CDS encoding DUF2969 domain-containing protein: MSKKDKKIEIQLIDHKVMVNQTKIDGYQLQIGKRVVGEIAELDEKFAVLKNDTVDSFFKNLEQAVENIIENYNLNH; the protein is encoded by the coding sequence ATGAGTAAAAAAGATAAAAAGATTGAAATTCAATTAATTGATCATAAAGTAATGGTCAATCAAACTAAAATTGACGGTTATCAGTTGCAGATTGGAAAACGTGTTGTTGGAGAAATTGCAGAGCTTGATGAGAAATTCGCGGTATTAAAAAATGACACCGTGGATAGCTTCTTTAAAAACCTTGAGCAAGCGGTTGAAAATATCATTGAAAACTATAATTTGAACCATTAA